The following proteins are encoded in a genomic region of Streptomyces lunaelactis:
- the cseC gene encoding two-component system sensor histidine kinase CseC, with protein MKRLVLRTGVRWKISIAIAAVGALIAMALSLVVHNAARVSMLDNARDVQMDRVLLAQRWYETSKNKDPRFNTKINDPALPRGLQKLMQQKRRGSYVDEGHGGTPDIWAAVPLTNGDVLSLHTQFAGRSATVMKDLDRALIIGSVSVVFGGCALGVLIGGQLSRRLRKAAAAAGHVAQGNTDVRVRDAIGGVVRDETDDLARAVDALTDALNERIEAERRVTADIAHELRTPVTGLLTAAELLPPGRPTELVRDRAQAMRTLVEDVLEVARLDSASERAELQEVALGEFVSRRIALLNPDVVVRVVHESWVSTDPRRLERILLNLLTNAAKYGKPLVEVTVEGRVVRVRDHGPGFPEALLREGPSRFRTGASDRAGTGHGLGLTIAAGQARVLGARLTFRNAAPEGTETPLGQSGGAIAVLWLPEHAPTNTGSFPMMPLSD; from the coding sequence ATGAAGCGGCTCGTACTGCGCACCGGCGTCCGGTGGAAGATCAGCATCGCGATCGCGGCCGTCGGCGCGCTGATCGCGATGGCGCTGAGTCTCGTCGTGCACAACGCCGCCCGTGTCTCGATGCTGGACAACGCGCGCGATGTGCAGATGGACCGGGTGCTGCTCGCGCAGCGCTGGTACGAGACGTCCAAGAACAAGGACCCGCGCTTCAACACCAAGATCAATGACCCCGCGCTGCCCAGGGGCCTGCAGAAACTGATGCAGCAGAAGCGCCGCGGCAGCTACGTCGACGAGGGCCACGGCGGCACGCCCGACATCTGGGCGGCCGTGCCGCTGACCAACGGCGATGTGCTCTCCCTGCACACCCAGTTCGCCGGCCGCAGTGCCACCGTCATGAAGGACCTCGACCGGGCGCTGATCATCGGCTCGGTCTCGGTGGTCTTCGGCGGCTGCGCGCTCGGCGTGCTGATCGGCGGGCAGCTCTCGCGCCGGCTGCGCAAGGCCGCCGCGGCCGCCGGCCATGTCGCCCAGGGCAATACGGACGTACGCGTACGGGACGCGATCGGCGGAGTCGTACGCGACGAGACCGACGACCTGGCCCGCGCCGTCGACGCCCTGACCGACGCGCTGAACGAGCGCATCGAGGCGGAGCGCCGGGTCACCGCCGACATCGCGCACGAGCTGCGCACACCGGTGACCGGGCTGCTCACCGCGGCCGAGCTGCTGCCGCCCGGCCGCCCGACCGAGCTCGTACGGGACCGGGCGCAGGCCATGCGGACACTGGTCGAGGACGTCCTGGAGGTGGCCAGGCTCGACAGCGCGTCGGAGCGGGCCGAGCTCCAGGAGGTCGCGCTGGGAGAGTTCGTCAGCCGCCGGATCGCACTGCTGAACCCCGATGTGGTGGTCCGGGTCGTGCACGAGTCATGGGTCAGCACCGATCCGCGCCGGCTCGAGCGCATCCTCCTCAATCTGCTCACCAACGCCGCCAAGTACGGAAAGCCGCTGGTCGAGGTCACGGTCGAGGGCCGCGTGGTGCGGGTCCGCGACCACGGTCCCGGCTTTCCCGAGGCGCTGCTGCGCGAGGGCCCGAGCCGCTTCCGCACGGGCGCCAGCGACCGTGCGGGGACCGGCCACGGCCTGGGCCTGACGATCGCGGCGGGACAGGCACGCGTCCTCGGCGCACGGCTGACGTTCCGCAATGCGGCGCCGGAGGGGACCGAGACCCCTCTGGGCCAGTCCGGCGGCGCGATCGCGGTGCTCTGGCTGCCCGAGCACGCGCCGACGAACACCGGCAGCTTCCCGATGATGCCGCTGTCGGACTAA
- a CDS encoding TetR/AcrR family transcriptional regulator yields MTRGNTRQRIQDVALELFAEQGYEKTSLREIAENLEVTKAALYYHFKTKEDILISLFQDLTRPMDELIEWAQTQPHTLETKQEILRRYSEALASAAPLFRFIQENQATLRDLSIGETFKDRMLRMLDLIKEPEAALADQVRCLSALLTMHAGMFLLKDVEGDPEEKRLAVLEVAFDLVSQAHHVTR; encoded by the coding sequence ATGACCAGAGGCAACACCCGTCAGCGCATCCAGGACGTGGCCCTGGAGCTCTTCGCCGAGCAGGGTTACGAGAAGACGTCATTGCGCGAGATCGCCGAGAACCTCGAGGTCACGAAGGCAGCGCTGTACTACCACTTCAAGACCAAGGAAGACATCCTCATCAGCCTCTTCCAGGATCTGACCAGGCCGATGGACGAGCTGATCGAGTGGGCGCAGACGCAGCCGCACACCCTGGAGACGAAGCAGGAGATCCTGCGCCGCTACAGCGAGGCACTCGCCAGCGCGGCACCGCTCTTCCGCTTCATACAGGAGAACCAGGCGACGCTGCGCGATCTGAGCATCGGCGAGACCTTCAAGGACCGCATGCTGAGGATGCTCGACCTGATCAAGGAACCCGAGGCGGCACTGGCCGACCAGGTCCGCTGCCTCAGCGCGCTCCTCACGATGCACGCCGGAATGTTCCTGCTCAAGGACGTCGAAGGCGACCCGGAGGAGAAGCGCTTGGCCGTCCTCGAGGTCGCCTTCGATCTGGTGAGCCAGGCCCACCACGTCACACGTTGA
- a CDS encoding SigE family RNA polymerase sigma factor has product MAHGEVLEFEEYVRNRQEALLRSARRLVPDPIDAQDLLQTALVRTYGRWDGIADKSLADAYLRRVMINTRTEWWRARKLEEVPTEQLPDASVEDGSEQRADRALLMDVLKVLAPKQRSVVVLRHWEQMSTEETAAALGMSAGTVKSTLHRALARLRQELESRDLDARALERAEVRRERAGDDRGQERCAA; this is encoded by the coding sequence ATGGCGCACGGCGAGGTGCTCGAATTCGAAGAGTACGTACGCAACCGGCAGGAGGCTCTGCTGCGCAGCGCCCGGCGTCTCGTGCCCGACCCGATCGACGCGCAGGACCTGCTGCAGACCGCTCTGGTTCGTACATACGGCCGCTGGGACGGAATCGCGGACAAGTCGCTCGCCGACGCGTACCTTCGCCGCGTGATGATCAATACGCGTACGGAGTGGTGGCGCGCCCGCAAGCTCGAAGAGGTCCCCACCGAGCAGCTGCCCGACGCGAGCGTGGAGGACGGCAGTGAGCAGCGCGCCGACCGCGCCCTGCTGATGGACGTCCTCAAGGTGCTGGCCCCCAAGCAGCGCAGCGTCGTGGTGCTGCGACACTGGGAGCAGATGAGCACCGAGGAGACCGCGGCCGCGCTCGGTATGTCGGCCGGTACCGTGAAGAGCACGCTGCACCGGGCGCTGGCCCGGCTCCGCCAGGAGCTGGAGAGCCGGGATCTGGACGCCCGTGCCCTGGAGCGTGCCGAGGTACGGCGCGAGCGTGCGGGTGACGATCGGGGGCAGGAGCGTTGCGCGGCCTGA
- a CDS encoding M23 family metallopeptidase → MSKRATSRHPRPSVLRTRAAVLAAGLGTSMVLGAGAAFAAGTGTAAAAAPAVVNASSAVAAQAQAQAKAAGAAKQAVAAKAVAAKAVAKKKAPAKKAVAWVKPVTHYTLTASFNQGGAMWSHKHSGQDFAVPVGTAVKAAGSGTVVKAGPNGGGDGPAYGNAIVIKHANGKYSQYAHLSKINVHIGQSVKVNQKIALSGNTGNSSGPHLHFEIRTTPNYGSALNPTAFLRTVGVTI, encoded by the coding sequence ATGTCGAAGCGCGCTACGTCCCGCCATCCCCGCCCGTCCGTTCTCCGTACCCGTGCCGCCGTCCTGGCCGCCGGTCTGGGGACGTCGATGGTGCTCGGAGCAGGGGCCGCCTTCGCCGCAGGGACCGGCACGGCAGCGGCCGCGGCTCCGGCCGTGGTGAACGCCTCGAGCGCCGTAGCCGCCCAGGCGCAGGCGCAGGCCAAGGCCGCCGGCGCCGCCAAGCAGGCTGTCGCCGCGAAGGCCGTGGCCGCTAAGGCCGTGGCCAAGAAGAAGGCTCCGGCGAAGAAGGCCGTGGCCTGGGTCAAGCCCGTCACGCACTACACGCTGACCGCCAGCTTCAACCAGGGCGGCGCCATGTGGTCGCACAAGCACTCCGGCCAGGACTTCGCCGTCCCGGTCGGCACCGCGGTCAAGGCCGCCGGTTCCGGCACCGTCGTCAAGGCCGGCCCGAACGGTGGCGGTGACGGTCCCGCGTACGGCAACGCCATCGTGATCAAGCACGCCAACGGCAAGTACTCGCAGTACGCGCACCTGTCGAAGATCAACGTGCACATCGGCCAGAGCGTCAAGGTCAACCAGAAGATCGCTCTGTCCGGCAACACCGGCAACTCGTCCGGCCCGCACCTGCACTTCGAGATCCGTACGACCCCGAACTACGGCTCCGCGCTCAACCCGACGGCGTTCCTGCGTACCGTGGGTGTCACTATCTGA
- the cseB gene encoding two-component system response regulator CseB, whose translation MAETHVLFVEDDDVIREATQLALERDGFVVTAMPDGLLGLEAFRANRPDIALLDVMVPGLDGVSLCRRIRDESTVPVIMLSARADSIDVVLGLEAGADDYVTKPFDGAVLVARIRAVLRRFGHAGGPAGGEFGPAGQQEQGALSFGDLEIDTEGMEVRRAGEPVALTPTEMRLLLEFSSAPGTVLSRDKLLERVWDYGWGGDTRVVDVHVQRLRTKIGQDRIETVRGFGYKLKA comes from the coding sequence TTGGCCGAGACACATGTCCTGTTCGTCGAGGACGACGACGTCATCCGCGAGGCGACCCAGCTCGCTCTGGAGCGGGACGGCTTCGTCGTCACCGCGATGCCGGACGGACTGCTGGGCCTCGAGGCCTTCCGCGCCAACCGGCCGGACATCGCGCTGCTCGATGTGATGGTGCCGGGGCTGGACGGGGTGAGCCTGTGCCGGCGCATCCGCGACGAGTCGACCGTGCCCGTGATCATGCTGTCGGCGCGTGCCGACTCGATCGATGTGGTGCTCGGCCTGGAGGCCGGCGCCGACGACTATGTGACGAAGCCCTTCGACGGGGCGGTGCTGGTCGCGCGCATTCGCGCGGTGCTGCGCCGCTTCGGGCACGCGGGCGGACCCGCGGGCGGCGAGTTCGGCCCGGCGGGGCAGCAGGAGCAGGGGGCGCTGTCCTTCGGCGATCTGGAGATCGACACGGAGGGCATGGAGGTGCGCAGGGCCGGTGAGCCGGTGGCGCTGACGCCGACCGAGATGCGGCTGCTGCTGGAGTTCTCGTCCGCACCGGGCACCGTGCTCTCGCGCGACAAGCTGCTGGAGCGAGTCTGGGACTACGGCTGGGGCGGCGACACCCGTGTCGTGGACGTCCATGTCCAGCGACTGCGCACCAAGATCGGGCAGGACAGGATCGAAACGGTCCGCGGCTTCGGCTACAAGCTCAAGGCATGA
- a CDS encoding SCO3374 family protein has product MAFTVPLPRAPFDGGTLQWYENELGWAAADSVPVQLLTGLRFDVLELPVDAGAAVLSRMDLDSPVALMGLRMRLLVAAGSADELPGLLDWLEWGGIALDLTAIGAGGRMTAPPPPGWPGSRGAAAWLRPPVPGREVEPTLPALAPFGHSAGSGGGNSPDLVRLVDAAATECHRARLLRTNTPHANTQPLAFS; this is encoded by the coding sequence ATGGCCTTCACCGTCCCGCTCCCCCGCGCGCCCTTCGACGGCGGCACCCTGCAGTGGTACGAGAACGAGCTCGGCTGGGCCGCGGCGGACAGCGTCCCGGTCCAGCTGCTCACCGGGCTGCGCTTCGACGTCCTGGAGCTGCCTGTCGACGCCGGGGCGGCCGTACTGAGCCGGATGGACCTGGACAGTCCGGTCGCCCTCATGGGGCTGCGTATGCGGCTACTGGTGGCCGCGGGGAGCGCCGACGAGCTGCCGGGGCTGCTCGACTGGCTCGAGTGGGGCGGGATCGCGCTCGATCTGACCGCCATCGGCGCGGGCGGACGCATGACCGCCCCGCCGCCACCCGGATGGCCTGGCTCGCGGGGGGCCGCCGCATGGCTGCGACCCCCCGTGCCGGGGCGCGAGGTGGAGCCGACGTTGCCGGCCCTTGCCCCGTTCGGGCACAGCGCCGGTTCCGGTGGGGGAAACAGCCCCGATCTCGTACGGCTCGTGGACGCGGCGGCGACCGAGTGCCACCGGGCCCGTTTGCTGCGTACGAATACGCCGCATGCGAATACTCAGCCGTTGGCCTTCTCGTAA
- a CDS encoding MDR family MFS transporter produces MAKDEKQPSAEAAPEPRSVRVVILALMIAMLLAMLDNMIVGTAMPTIVGELGGLEHLSWVVTAYTLATAASTPIWGKLGDMYGRKGAFLTAIVIFLIGSVLSGMAQDMGQLIGFRAIQGLGAGGLMVGVMAIIGDLVPPRERGKYQGMMAAVMAVAMIGGPLVGGTITDHLGWRWSFYINLPLGAVALAMVTTVLHLPKKRTDARIDYLGAVLLTVGITAIVLVTTWGGTEYAWDSAVIMELIAIGVASLTGFVFSQTRVPEPIMPLHIFRSRNFTLMSVIGFLAGFVMFGAVLFLPLYQQSVQGASATNSGLLLLPMLLSMLVVSMIAGRVTTSTGKYRIFPIIGGGLMMAGLFLLSTMDTGTSRLTSGLYMAVLGAGMGFLMQITMLVAQNSVELKDMGVASSGATLFRTLGSSFGVAIMGALFTGRVQDEMAARGGSQITQGSAQLDAASLAKLPDQVREAYEFAVASGTHAAFLLGAAVAVIGFVAAFFVKEVPLRGAGPAPEDAPSGTPEKVTETV; encoded by the coding sequence ATGGCGAAAGACGAGAAGCAGCCGAGTGCTGAGGCGGCGCCCGAGCCGCGCAGCGTACGGGTCGTGATCCTCGCGCTCATGATCGCGATGCTGCTGGCCATGCTCGACAACATGATCGTCGGCACCGCGATGCCGACCATCGTCGGTGAGCTCGGCGGGCTCGAGCATCTGTCCTGGGTCGTCACCGCGTACACCCTGGCCACCGCCGCCTCCACCCCGATCTGGGGCAAGCTCGGCGACATGTACGGGCGGAAGGGCGCCTTCCTCACCGCCATCGTGATCTTCCTGATCGGCTCGGTACTGAGCGGCATGGCCCAGGACATGGGGCAGCTGATCGGCTTCCGCGCGATCCAGGGACTGGGCGCGGGCGGCCTGATGGTCGGCGTGATGGCGATCATCGGAGACCTCGTACCGCCGCGGGAGCGTGGCAAGTACCAGGGCATGATGGCCGCCGTCATGGCCGTCGCGATGATCGGCGGACCCCTGGTCGGCGGGACCATCACCGACCACCTCGGCTGGCGCTGGAGCTTCTACATCAACCTGCCGCTGGGTGCCGTCGCACTCGCCATGGTCACCACGGTGCTCCACCTGCCGAAGAAGCGGACCGATGCGCGGATCGACTATCTCGGCGCCGTGCTGCTGACGGTCGGCATCACCGCGATCGTGCTGGTCACGACCTGGGGCGGTACGGAGTACGCCTGGGACTCGGCCGTGATCATGGAACTGATCGCGATCGGCGTGGCCTCGCTCACCGGCTTCGTGTTCTCGCAGACCAGGGTGCCCGAGCCGATCATGCCGCTGCACATATTCCGCAGCCGCAACTTCACGCTCATGTCGGTGATCGGCTTCCTGGCCGGCTTCGTGATGTTCGGCGCGGTGCTCTTCCTGCCGCTGTACCAGCAGTCCGTGCAGGGTGCGTCGGCGACGAACTCCGGTCTGCTCCTGCTGCCGATGCTGCTCTCGATGCTCGTCGTCTCGATGATCGCGGGCCGGGTCACCACCAGCACCGGCAAGTACCGGATCTTCCCGATCATCGGAGGCGGGCTGATGATGGCCGGCCTGTTCCTGCTCTCGACGATGGACACCGGGACCTCGCGGCTGACCTCCGGGCTCTACATGGCGGTGCTCGGCGCCGGCATGGGCTTCCTGATGCAGATCACCATGCTGGTCGCGCAGAACAGCGTCGAGCTCAAGGACATGGGCGTCGCCTCCTCCGGCGCCACCCTCTTCCGTACGCTCGGCAGCTCCTTCGGCGTCGCGATCATGGGCGCGCTCTTCACCGGCCGGGTCCAGGACGAGATGGCCGCCCGGGGCGGATCACAGATCACCCAGGGGTCGGCGCAGCTGGACGCGGCGAGCCTGGCGAAGCTGCCGGACCAGGTGCGTGAGGCGTACGAATTCGCGGTGGCGTCCGGCACGCACGCGGCGTTCCTGCTCGGGGCGGCGGTCGCGGTGATCGGCTTCGTGGCGGCGTTCTTCGTCAAGGAGGTGCCGCTGCGGGGGGCCGGCCCGGCGCCCGAGGACGCGCCCTCCGGCACCCCGGAAAAGGTGACGGAGACGGTCTGA
- the dacB gene encoding D-alanyl-D-alanine carboxypeptidase/D-alanyl-D-alanine endopeptidase, whose product MSRPVIRSNRRGQRRGWIWPVVIGLACTLTWSSPAGAGPSGTGLKGAIDKILADARMDGAAASVVIADAATGERLYQRDGAGRLMPASNTKLATSAAAMALLGPDYRYRTDVLSTGRRLGSTLLGDLYLRGSGDPTTLAKDYGRLAADLAASGVTRVTGRLVADDTRFDTQRLGRSWAADDESSYYSAQISPLTVAPDTDYDSGSVVVEALPGAAPGDKPRVKVTPPTDYVSLDISGTTVPSGQPDTLAVERQHGTNTISVSGSIPVGASATKEWVTVWEPTGYAAAVFSDALAAHGVRIAGSPRLGRPTPPGAKLLASHSSMPLRELMLPFMKLSNNMHAEALTKTIGYESAGRGTWAAGLAAIEGYMKQEGVRTSTIRQFDGSGLTRMNLFPAEQLATLLLSVRDAPWYPDWYASLPQACNPDRAIGGTLRSRMCATPAALNARGKTGSLTGASALSGYVTDTGGRELVYSVVLNNYLASSVKSIEDAIVVTLASSRTGEDAITAVPPRAPRSAEPATDLECSWRKPLAC is encoded by the coding sequence ATGAGTAGACCCGTGATTCGCTCGAACCGCCGCGGTCAGCGCCGCGGCTGGATCTGGCCCGTCGTCATCGGGCTCGCCTGCACACTCACCTGGAGCTCGCCCGCCGGGGCCGGCCCCTCCGGCACCGGCCTCAAGGGCGCCATCGACAAGATCCTCGCCGACGCCCGTATGGACGGCGCGGCCGCGAGCGTGGTGATCGCCGATGCCGCCACCGGGGAGCGGCTCTACCAGCGGGACGGCGCCGGCCGCCTGATGCCCGCCTCAAACACCAAGCTCGCCACCTCCGCCGCCGCCATGGCGCTGCTCGGCCCCGACTACCGCTACCGCACCGACGTCCTGTCCACCGGCCGCCGGCTCGGCTCCACCCTCCTCGGCGACCTCTATCTGCGCGGCAGCGGCGACCCGACCACGCTCGCCAAGGACTACGGCCGGCTCGCCGCCGACCTGGCCGCCTCCGGCGTCACGCGCGTCACCGGCCGCCTCGTCGCGGACGACACCCGCTTCGACACCCAGCGCCTCGGCCGCTCCTGGGCCGCGGACGACGAGTCCTCGTACTACTCCGCGCAGATCTCCCCGCTCACCGTCGCGCCCGACACCGACTACGACTCCGGCAGTGTCGTCGTAGAGGCGCTCCCCGGCGCCGCGCCGGGCGACAAGCCGCGGGTGAAGGTCACCCCGCCCACCGACTACGTAAGCCTCGACATCAGCGGCACCACCGTCCCCTCCGGGCAGCCCGACACCCTCGCGGTCGAGCGGCAGCACGGCACCAACACGATCAGCGTCAGCGGGAGCATTCCGGTCGGCGCGAGCGCCACCAAGGAGTGGGTGACCGTCTGGGAACCCACCGGCTACGCCGCCGCGGTCTTCTCCGACGCACTCGCCGCCCATGGCGTACGCATCGCCGGCAGCCCCCGCCTCGGCCGCCCCACCCCGCCCGGCGCGAAGCTCCTCGCCTCGCACAGCTCCATGCCGCTGCGGGAGTTGATGCTCCCGTTCATGAAGCTGTCCAACAACATGCACGCCGAGGCGCTCACCAAGACGATCGGTTACGAGAGCGCCGGACGCGGCACCTGGGCCGCGGGCCTGGCGGCCATCGAGGGCTATATGAAGCAGGAGGGCGTGCGGACCTCCACGATCCGCCAGTTCGACGGCTCGGGCCTGACCCGGATGAACCTCTTCCCGGCCGAACAGCTCGCCACGCTGCTGCTGTCGGTACGGGACGCCCCCTGGTACCCCGACTGGTACGCGTCGCTCCCGCAGGCCTGCAACCCGGACCGCGCCATCGGCGGCACGCTCCGCTCCCGCATGTGCGCCACCCCGGCGGCACTCAACGCCCGCGGCAAGACAGGCTCGTTGACAGGAGCGTCCGCGCTCTCCGGATACGTGACGGACACCGGCGGCCGCGAGCTGGTCTACAGCGTCGTCCTCAACAACTACCTGGCCTCCTCGGTGAAAAGCATCGAGGACGCGATCGTGGTCACGCTCGCGTCGTCAAGGACGGGGGAGGACGCGATCACGGCCGTACCGCCACGGGCTCCGCGCAGCGCCGAACCGGCGACCGATCTCGAGTGCTCCTGGCGCAAGCCGCTGGCCTGCTGA
- a CDS encoding ATP-dependent Clp protease ATP-binding subunit translates to MFERFTDRARRVVVLAQEEARMLNHNYIGTEHILLGLIHEGEGVAAKALESLGISLEAVRQQVEEIIGQGQQAPSGHIPFTPRAKKVLELSLREALQLGHNYIGTEHILLGLIREGEGVAAQVLVKLGADLNRVRQQVIQLLSGYQGKEAATAGGPAEGTPSTSLVLDQFGRNLTQAARESKLDPVIGREKEIERVMQVLSRRTKNNPVLIGEPGVGKTAVVEGLAQAIVKGEVPETLKDKHLYTLDLGALVAGSRYRGDFEERLKKVLKEIRTRGDIILFIDELHTLVGAGAAEGAIDAASILKPMLARGELQTIGATTLDEYRKHLEKDAALERRFQPIQVAEPSLPHTIEILKGLRDRYEAHHRVSITDEALVQAATLADRYISDRFLPDKAIDLIDEAGSRMRIRRMTAPPDLREFDEKIAGVRRDKESAIDSQDFEKAASLRDKEKQLLAAKAKREKEWKAGDMDVVAEVDGELIAEVLATATGIPVFKLTEEESSRLLRMEDELHKRVIGQKDAIKALSQAIRRTRAGLKDPKRPGGSFIFAGPSGVGKTELSKTLAEFLFGDEDALISLDMSEFSEKHTVSRLFGSPPGYVGYEEGGQLTEKVRRKPFSVVLFDEVEKAHPDIFNSLLQILEDGRLTDSQGRVVDFKNTVIIMTTNLGTRDISKGFNLGFAAQGDTKSNYERMKNKVNEELKQHFRPEFLNRVDDTVVFHQLTEEDIIQIVDLMVAKVDERLKDRDMGLELSPTAKALLAKKGYDPVMGARPLRRTIQREIEDVLSEKILFGELRPGHIVVVDTEGEGEEKKFTFRGEEKSALPDVPPIEQAAGGAGPNLSKDA, encoded by the coding sequence ATGTTCGAGAGGTTCACCGACCGCGCGCGGCGGGTTGTCGTCCTGGCTCAGGAAGAAGCCCGGATGCTCAACCACAACTACATCGGCACCGAGCACATCCTCCTGGGCCTTATCCACGAGGGTGAGGGTGTCGCCGCTAAGGCCCTGGAGAGCCTCGGGATTTCGCTCGAGGCGGTCCGCCAGCAGGTGGAGGAGATCATCGGGCAGGGGCAGCAGGCCCCGTCCGGGCACATCCCCTTCACCCCCCGTGCCAAGAAGGTCCTGGAGCTGTCGCTCCGCGAGGCTCTTCAGCTGGGCCACAACTACATCGGCACGGAGCACATCCTGCTCGGCCTGATCCGCGAGGGCGAGGGCGTCGCCGCCCAGGTCCTGGTGAAGCTGGGCGCCGATCTCAACCGGGTGCGGCAGCAGGTCATCCAGCTGCTCTCCGGCTACCAGGGCAAGGAAGCCGCCACTGCAGGCGGCCCGGCCGAGGGCACGCCCTCGACCTCGCTCGTCCTGGACCAGTTCGGCCGGAATCTCACCCAGGCCGCTCGTGAGTCCAAGCTCGACCCGGTCATCGGGCGCGAGAAGGAGATCGAGCGGGTCATGCAGGTGCTGTCCCGCCGTACCAAGAACAACCCGGTTCTCATCGGCGAGCCCGGCGTCGGCAAGACGGCGGTCGTCGAGGGCCTGGCGCAGGCCATCGTCAAGGGCGAGGTGCCCGAGACCCTCAAGGACAAGCACCTCTACACCCTGGACCTCGGCGCGCTGGTCGCCGGCTCCCGCTACCGCGGTGACTTCGAGGAGCGCCTGAAGAAGGTCCTCAAGGAGATCCGCACCCGCGGCGACATCATCCTGTTCATCGACGAGCTCCACACCCTGGTGGGTGCGGGCGCCGCCGAGGGCGCGATCGACGCTGCCTCGATCCTCAAGCCGATGCTGGCGCGGGGCGAGCTGCAGACCATCGGCGCCACCACGCTGGACGAGTACCGCAAGCACCTGGAGAAGGACGCGGCCCTCGAGCGCCGCTTCCAGCCCATCCAGGTCGCGGAGCCGTCACTGCCGCACACCATCGAGATCCTCAAGGGTCTGCGCGACCGTTACGAGGCCCACCACCGGGTCTCCATCACGGACGAGGCGCTGGTCCAGGCCGCCACGCTGGCGGACAGGTACATCTCGGACCGCTTCCTGCCGGACAAGGCGATCGACCTGATCGACGAGGCCGGCTCCCGGATGCGCATCCGCCGGATGACCGCGCCGCCGGATCTCCGCGAGTTCGACGAGAAGATCGCGGGCGTCCGCCGCGACAAGGAGTCGGCGATCGACTCCCAGGACTTCGAGAAGGCGGCGTCTCTCCGCGACAAGGAGAAGCAGCTGCTGGCGGCGAAGGCCAAGCGCGAGAAGGAGTGGAAGGCCGGCGACATGGACGTCGTCGCCGAGGTCGACGGCGAGCTCATCGCCGAGGTCCTCGCCACGGCCACGGGCATTCCGGTCTTCAAGCTGACCGAGGAGGAGTCCTCGCGTCTGCTGCGCATGGAGGACGAGCTCCACAAGCGCGTCATCGGGCAGAAGGACGCCATCAAGGCCCTCTCGCAGGCTATTCGCCGTACGCGAGCCGGTCTGAAGGACCCGAAGCGCCCCGGAGGCTCGTTCATCTTCGCCGGCCCGTCCGGTGTCGGTAAGACCGAGCTCTCCAAGACGCTCGCCGAATTCCTCTTCGGCGACGAGGACGCGCTGATCTCCCTCGACATGTCGGAGTTCAGCGAGAAGCACACGGTTTCCCGTCTCTTCGGTTCCCCGCCCGGATATGTGGGTTACGAAGAGGGCGGCCAGCTCACCGAGAAGGTGCGCCGGAAGCCGTTCTCGGTCGTCCTCTTCGACGAGGTCGAGAAGGCCCACCCCGATATCTTCAATTCCCTTCTGCAGATCCTGGAGGACGGTCGGCTGACCGACTCCCAGGGCCGCGTCGTGGACTTCAAGAACACGGTCATCATCATGACGACCAACCTCGGGACCCGGGACATCTCGAAGGGCTTCAACCTGGGCTTCGCCGCCCAGGGCGACACCAAGTCGAACTACGAGCGGATGAAGAACAAGGTCAACGAAGAGCTCAAGCAGCACTTCCGGCCGGAGTTCCTCAACCGTGTCGACGACACGGTCGTCTTCCACCAGCTCACCGAGGAAGACATCATCCAGATCGTCGACCTCATGGTCGCCAAGGTGGACGAGCGTCTGAAGGACCGTGACATGGGCCTCGAGCTCAGCCCCACGGCCAAGGCGCTCCTCGCCAAGAAGGGCTACGACCCGGTCATGGGCGCCCGGCCGCTGCGCCGGACGATCCAGCGCGAGATCGAGGACGTGCTCTCCGAGAAGATCCTCTTCGGCGAGCTGCGCCCCGGTCACATCGTGGTCGTGGACACCGAGGGCGAGGGTGAGGAGAAGAAGTTCACCTTCCGCGGCGAGGAGAAGTCGGCTCTGCCGGACGTTCCGCCGATCGAGCAGGCGGCCGGCGGCGCCGGTCCGAACCTGTCGAAGGACGCGTGA